A stretch of Babesia bigemina genome assembly Bbig001, chromosome : III DNA encodes these proteins:
- a CDS encoding Sec7 domain containing protein, putative — METADRSRGHTEGPRRIEVVKLEAYHVLSALKDHLRNSQNTTSLVPVLGTDTGSGKALQEPSLTRYFKLLIVKGVPSEDIFLDIAHIRPFLEVMKTCDSKQSKLIILCAEAISKFTQCEIANFSHKNAPVVLNTTFEELLRLFSTNVEPKEDLLTLKILKTLCDILRSKGGNLITNENICVMFKMIATLLTARHRNSAMRKLIHDEVVNLLQASLGHYDKNAIKPAKPKGLSRRISSTFIFISLLLAQKASQQSFSLNAEDSFLSQEDKDTAARFRNDFAILSQNVISFPALWNEFCTDVCVVGLDTLNQTMELGSLYHRQYNAVLPIVQVFIANSIYRMCFTETLSLYSLVLRSLKNLLFFFRTQMKAQFEALLTHIIASVVNHVHETKTYSFKPDIIEMNMEFIVDLCHNEQLIMELYANYDCDVRCANISDVLIKGVITCLVPTHDFDAIAGAVDPVKARLAHSIAPVKRKTSSGYTKTAGEGNWVVNVEFMALNALQGILKSLAADTMETKSSPIAEKDSHFVKLKRWKDMLREAAETFNATPLGDGWIPLVKKIGLLPENHTPKDVATFLKCIPDIDLKKVGEYLGTHKNPQFMDQVRIEFAKLHSFRALPIVMAIRMFLSSFRLPGESQQIERIIEVFASTYFEAQPLADDSDEKGDNNGKTQSNEELPDSKRPRWVIQENAFWQLNFTSYGVANVGTINDHIAAEEEAPYEHFKRQFMQNDIENILTNERMNLVTEAIKDDSIVASMQLTQNETTQEDDSKTAKNRDAGVVEGLVKPGFAYVANADVIFVLSYSIIMLNTDLHNSQIKKKMKLEDFIRNNKGINNGKNLPFEFLEDIYTTIKHHEIKLHKASEQVEAVKYDNFFWVDHVLQRQRLMCSFNTDLWAYGWGIKRSIFQLLCKNRFHHALNTALVGSQSISGLKRCIRMIWLFMRVALKFEEKGVINQTFQLSSISIDDTIGYRCQLSLALLLNVIATASNLFDEASWVKVMDTIIKLYYLNLLPLSFAALDIDAHVFGNCSALTDALVPPTIRFKRNLDARRGAGWLGGWTNFMFGKPVATNSAEQSDMGDCDFDELAKLSLQRSDSQQASNEQFLFLCDVQSTCDVPVENPYFNVDLIKRGVNPIQSKEDEDAIKEVTQAFGNDSDREELLPQVLAYMNLRLAFLNIYNVNSLFLGATTNVGSENFLTVMKVIACRIVEVATKDKETPTVAKPNGAPSQPSQGSASSKTEANLSQEGSLLEPCPKEIKNFNSKAEPAFFLGIFTKVCITVFDSTKQVIKRNGGALSKEDDAKLKINVMFTVKVFHLMASTLIFRDALEHIPKPDDVLEVFGLLEGEEIYEQIADDENLAMLLNTTEKLVKAVKSDTVLSSYLCIMMLKLILWFTQNSQYDVVVFRGKRNSSDENDSTNGSVGSDAKGNATSAKESTDDMSIRWSDMCLWLGAWLLQMLIHFENRVFYNHIEPTVKVISSIATSKVIARNNYFMKVMMAAFQRVTNHSLPFAKDVTTAMPGAARIRRIQNSVASVLPIVMRNNKCLVKYEPHVMAKYVVQMLLSLAIFSGDGDDVNDDDHNRGIVAIQMLIEMKSFATNEDVVEALWLYAIHALAIMCSMGPQRIYLEANKALNKILLKEAAPKGRCKTITRVVRIFDYLLAPILTNNFQYPFMYHMVALPLNKMPPKIANARRGNWEIVGPFSKNIYSVRKCPVWMENVVTEHLASYSLPDVDDINTRRAEMTSLICQYMLANMSTLSTMELGAVEIKKVKETASSLEYLLYTSDQKICSQSCVKRLITITNYILNVIIPSNGEYYTETTSDTYLESLKNFLLVLLTSPELKSADQGCIQHFKNDGELKQCLELVKDSVDMTSASPGEYALASLLAHTFSTTDFLKELFLDILRVVFAAPPPQADKVEETAEQAAES, encoded by the coding sequence ATGGAGACCGCCGACCGCAGTCGAGGACACACAGAGGGGCCCAGGCGCATAGAAGTGGTCAAGTTGGAGGCCTACCACGTCCTCTCCGCGCTTAAGGACCACCTCAGAAACAGTCAGAACACCACAAGCCTTGTGCCGGTACTGGGCACCGACACCGGCTCAGgcaaggcgctgcaggagcCCTCCCTGACCAGGTACTTCAAGCTCCTCATAGTCAAGGGGGTGCCCAGCGAGGACATATTCCTCGACATTGCGCACATAAGGCCATTCCTGGAGGTCATGAAAACATGCGACTCGAAGCAGAGCAAGCTCATCATACTATGCGCGGAGGCTATCTCGAAGTTCACGCAGTGTGAAATCGCCAACTTCAGCCACAAGAATGCCCCGGTAGTGCTCAACACCACCTttgaggagctgctgcggctCTTCTCCACTAACGTGGAGCCCAAGGAGGACCTGTTGACATTGAAGATCCTGAAGACGCTCTGCGACATACTGCGTTCAAAGGGAGGCAACCTGATCACGAACGAAAACATATGTGTCATGTTCAAAATGATCGCAACGCTGCTCACTGCGAGGCATAGGAACAGTGCGATGCGGAAGCTCATACACGACGAGGTCGTCAACCTGCTCCAGGCCTCGCTCGGGCACTACGACAAGAACGCCATCAAGCCGGCCAAACCGAAGGGGCTCTCGCGCAGAATCAGCAGCACTTTTATATTCATCAGCCTGCTGCTGGCTCAAAAGGCGTCGCAGCAATCTTTTAGCCTAAACGCGGAGGACTCGTTTCTCTCCCAGGAGGATAAGGACACAGCTGCCAGGTTCAGAAACGACTTCGCCATACTATCGCAAAACGTGATCTCGTTCCCCGCGCTGTGGAACGAATTCTGCACAGACGTCTGTGTGGTGGGACTGGACACACTCAACCAAACGATGGAGCTCGGGTCGCTTTACCACAGGCAGTACAACGCGGTGCTGCCGATAGTCCAAGTCTTTATAGCCAACTCCATATATCGCATGTGCTTCACGGAAACGCTGTCCCTGTACTCGCTGGTGCTGAGGTCGCTCAAGAACCTGCTCTTCTTCTTCAGGACGCAGATGAAGGCGCAGttcgaggcgctgctcacGCACATTATCGCATCTGTAGTGAACCACGTGCACGAGACCAAGACATATTCCTTCAAGCCAGACATCATCGAAATGAACATGGAGTTCATCGTAGACTTGTGTCACAACGAGCAGCTCATCATGGAGCTGTACGCGAACTACGACTGCGACGTCAGGTGCGCGAACATATCGGACGTGCTCATCAAGGGGGTCATAACCTGCCTGGTGCCTACTCATGACTTCGACGCCATCGCTGGCGCAGTTGACCCTGTGAAGGCTAGGTTGGCGCACTCAATTGCACCCGTTAAAAGGAAGACCTCGTCGGGGTACACCAAAACAGCGGGCGAAGGCAACTGGGTAGTCAATGTGGAGTTCATGGCACTCAATGCGTTGCAAGGCATACTCAAATCGTTGGCGGCCGACACCATGGAAACCAAAAGCTCGCCGATTGCAGAGAAGGATTCACACTTTGTCAAACTCAAGCGGTGGAAGGACATGCTAAGAGAGGCTGCGGAGACGTTCAATGCCACACCTCTGGGAGATGGCTGGATACCGCTGGTAAAGAAAATAGGGCTGCTTCCGGAGAATCACACGCCGAAAGACGTGGCCACGTTCCTCAAGTGCATTCCTGACATCGACCTTAAAAAGGTGGGAGAGTACCTCGGCACACACAAGAATCCGCAATTCATGGACCAAGTCAGGATAGAGTTTGCCAAGCTACACAGTTTCAGGGCGCTCCCGATTGTCATGGCGATCAGGATGTTCCTCTCATCCTTCAGGCTGCCGGGTGAGTCGCAGCAGATCGAGAGGATCATTGAGGTGTTTGCCTCCACATACTTCGAAGCGCAACCACTGGCCGATGACAGTGATGAAAAGGGTGATAACAACGGAAAGACGCAGTCGAACGAGGAACTGCCAGACAGCAAAAGGCCAAGGTGGGTTATACAGGAGAATGCCTTCTGGCAACTCAACTTTACCTCGTACGGGGTTGCAAACGTGGGGACGATAAACGATCATATCGCAGCCGAAGAAGAGGCGCCATACGAGCACTTCAAAAGACAATTCATGCAAAACGATATCGAAAACATACTTACCAACGAGCGAATGAATCTTGTCACTGAGGCGATCAAAGACGATAGCATCGTAGCCAGCATGCAGCTGACACAAAATGAAACCACACAAGAAGACGATAGCAAGACCGCAAAGAACAGGGATGCGGGCGTTGTAGAGGGGCTTGTGAAGCCTGGATTCGCATATGTAGCGAACGCCGACGTCATTTTCGTCCTATCGTACTCAATTATCATGCTCAACACTGATCTGCACAACTCGCAGATCAAGAAAAAAATGAAACTGGAGGACTTTATCAGAAACAATAAGGGTATAAATAACGGTAAGAACCTGCCGTTCGAATTCCTCGAGGACATATACACGACCATCAAACATCACGAAATTAAGCTTCACAAGGCATCCGAACAGGTTGAGGCGGTCAAGTACGACAACTTCTTCTGGGTGGACCACGTGCTACAGAGGCAAAGGCTTATGTGCAGCTTCAACACGGATCTTTGGGCCTATGGGTGGGGAATAAAGCGCAGCATATTCCAACTCCTATGCAAAAACCGATTCCACCACGCACTCAACACGGCCCTCGTTGGTTCACAATCGATTTCTGGACTCAAAAGGTGTATACGCATGATATGGCTCTTCATGAGAGTTGCGTTGAAGTTCGAGGAAAAGGGGGTCATCAACCAAACTTTCCAACTCTCGAGCATCAGCATCGATGACACCATCGGTTACAGGTGCCAGCTTTCACTGGCGTTGCTGCTGAATGTGATTGCCACTGCGTCCAACTTGTTCGACGAGGCATCCTGGGTAAAAGTTATGGATACCATAATCAAGCTTTATTACCTCAACCTGTTGCCCCTCTCCTTTGCGGCCTTGGATATCGATGCGCACGTGTTCGGTAACTGCAGTGCGCTGACGGATGCCCTGGTGCCCCCTACCATCCGCTTCAAGCGCAACCTGGACGCGCGAAGAGGTGCCGGGTGGTTAGGAGGATGGACTAACTTCATGTTCGGCAAACCGGTGGCCACAAATAGCGCCGAACAGAGCGATATGGGTGATTGTGATTTCGATGAGCTTGCAAAGCTCAGCTTACAACGTTCAGATTCGCAACAGGCATCCAACGAACAGTTCCTCTTCCTCTGTGACGTCCAGTCGACCTGCGACGTGCCCGTGGAAAATCCCTACTTCAATGTAGACCTTATCAAACGCGGGGTCAATCCGATACAGTCGAAGGAGGACGAAGACGCCATCAAGGAAGTGACGCAGGCGTTCGGCAATGACTCCGACAgggaggagctgctgccaCAGGTGCTGGCTTACATGAACCTTAGGTTGGCATTCCTGAACATATACAATGTCAACAGCCTATTCCTTGGAGCGACGACGAACGTGGGTAGCGAAAACTTCTTGACCGTTATGAAGGTCATCGCATGCCGCATTGTCGAGGTTGCAACAAAGGACAAGGAGACGCCAACCGTCGCAAAGCCGAACGGCGCACCGAGCCAACCGTCGCAGGGATCGGCAAGCTCAAAAACGGAAGCAAACTTATCGCAAGAAGGGTCATTGCTGGAACCGTGCCCCAAAGAGATAAAGAACTTCAACAGCAAAGCGGAGCCCGCGTTCTTTTTGGGCATATTCACGAAGGTCTGTATCACCGTATTCGACAGCACCAAGCAGGTTATTAAGCGCAACGGGGGAGCGCTAAGCAAGGAAGATGATGCCAAATTAAAGATCAACGTGATGTTCACTGTAAAGGTCTTCCATCTTATGGCCAGCACTCTCATATTCCGCGACGCACTGGAGCACATACCAAAACCGGATGATGTTCTCGAGGTTTTCGGACTCTTGGAGGGCGAGGAAATATATGAACAAATAGCTGACGACGAGAATTTAGCAATGTTGCTGAATACCACCGAAAAGCTGGTGAAGGCTGTCAAGAGTGACACTGTCCTGTCATCCTATTTGTGTATCATGATGCTCAAGCTGATACTCTGGTTCACGCAAAACTCCCAGTACGATGTGGTTGTGTTCCGCGGTAAACGTAACTCCAGCGACGAAAACGATTCCACAAATGGGTCGGTCGGAAGTGACGCTAAGGGTAACGCAACTTCGGCTAAGGAGTCAACGGATGACATGAGTATTAGGTGGTCAGACATGTGCTTATGGCTGGGTGCATGGTTGCTGCAGATGCTCATACACTTCGAAAACAGAGTCTTCTACAACCACATTGAACCCACCGTAAAGGTCATATCGAGTATAGCTACAAGCAAGGTTATCGCACGAAACAACTACTTCATGAAGGTCATGATGGCCGCTTTCCAGAGAGTCACCAACCACAGCCTGCCGTTTGCAAAGGACGTTACAACCGCGATGCCCGGGGCGGCTCGGATCAGGCGGATACAAAACTCGGTGGCATCTGTCCTGCCCATTGTCATGCGAAACAACAAATGTCTAGTCAAATATGAGCCACATGTCATGGCGAAATATGTGGTACAGATGTTGCTCTCACTGGCCATTTTCAGCGGAGATGGTGACGACGTTAACGACGATGACCACAACCGGGGGATAGTGGCAATACAAATGCTCATCGAAATGAAATCTTTCGCCACAAATGAGGACGTCGTTGAGGCCCTGTGGTTGTACGCAATCCATGCGCTCGCCATCATGTGTTCAATGGGGCCGCAGCGCATATACTTGGAGGCCAACAAGGCGCTCAACAAAATATTGCTCAAGGAGGCGGCACCAAAAGGACGATGCAAGACTATTACACGAGTTGTGAGGATATTCGACTACCTCCTGGCGCCGATCCTCACGAACAATTTCCAGTACCCATTCATGTACCACATGGTTGCACTACCGCTGAACAAGATGCCGCCCAAAATCGCAAACGCGCGCCGTGGCAATTGGGAGATTGTCGGGCCGTTCAGCAAAAATATATACAGTGTACGTAAATGCCCTGTGTGGATGGAAAATGTCGTGACGGAGCATCTGGCGTCCTACAGTCTCCCAGACGTCGACGACATCAACACCCGCAGAGCGGAGATGACCAGCCTCATCTGTCAATACATGCTGGCAAACATGTCCACACTGAGCACCATGGAGCTGGGAGCTGTGGAAATtaagaaggtgaaggaaaCAGCAAGCAGCTTGGAGTACCTGCTCTACACGTCGGATCAGAAGATCTGCTCGCAGTCGTGTGTCAAGAGGCTGATAACGATCACCAACTACATTCTCAATGTGATCATACCGAGCAACGGGGAGTACTACACGGAGACAACCAGCGACACGTACTTGGAGTCACTCAAGAACTTCCTCCTGGTGCTCCTCACCTCACCGGAGCTCAAAAGCGCCGACCAGGGCTGTATTCAGCACTTCAAGAACGACGGGGAGCTCAAGCAGTGTCTGGAACTTGTAAAGGACTCAGTGGACATGACGTCAGCCAGCCCAGGGGAATACGCCCTCGCTTCGCTCTTGGCCCACACATTCTCCACAACGGATTTCCTCAAGGAGCTGTTCCTGGATATACTGAGGGTGGTGTTTGCAGCTCCACCGCCGCAAGCCGATAAGGTGGAAGAAACGGCTGAGCAGGCAGCCGAAAGCTAA
- a CDS encoding protein prenyltransferase alpha subunit repeat domain containing protein, putative — protein sequence MHGIRREDVYKTPEEEKAFANKLEKGFKLLDSFVASVRESDSTVSPSCGVLEDADEADRMFALSTAIIDFMPEFYPSWHYRKNYFLQPRLGEERLRALLADELSFSESVLKTSPKCYAVWQQRLWVLTLMFNMRCEDVGDILRKELSLCMMLFRLDGRNFHGWGHLNYVRHYLKLLESDSANVPPLPVDKLCYTEFSKLIEKNFSNYSAWFHRGMLSENCGCVSDDLDNLTPAIYTDPNDQCLWHHFDWLLYRRNALRYYLVRCCYFEESQSFVFFFNECVSLSTTDSFISVTSPDGNHAKLDGSWSAVSSSPRQSRLSSISVPEYAWRFTLTAPLSTNPSTCISPSLMVETDERTVESFYSHLRHLPKCNRTSDTRDVPNPPPCLLCLRYKLHLSESGELPIDLDSLEFMRSNMASCSGWEDLSGVLRAPVLLPGSSRIVSLGKDITPAILEQQLEMIDTLVGMGTESKYLHLARHKIRRHLGQPSDADECYQHVTRIDDIRARLHSDMLLVAKVQSALDASAAAGSTSASLSGMGIRRLPYRALSPHFTLEELDLSDNSLCEGSLIDIGICLLLRLHTISLARNGLKRLSSTLEVLRNLSRLRRLDLSGNPLDSMDQCTPIFVPESLMEIDISDTPLAAFLLDDTEQHGAATVVPRKYPILDGFEVHFDEPGSATSHRVPSSVSGAAPVAAVLKRASGRPR from the exons ATGCACGGAATCCGCCGGGAGGACGTCTACAAGACTCCCGAGGAGGAGAAGGCGTTTGCCAATAAACTTGAAAAGGGGTTCAAGTTGCTGGATTCCTTTGTCGCCAGCGTCCGTGAGAGCGACTCAACCGTGTCACCGTCCTGCGGTGTTCTTGAGGATGCCGATGAAGCCGACCGCATGTTCGCACTGTCGACTGCGATAATCGATTTCATGCCGGAGTTCTATCCATCTTGGCATTATCGCAAGAACTACTTTTTGCAGCCGCGTTTGGGCGAGGAGCGCCTGCGCGCACTGCTGGCTGACGAGCTGTCGTTCAGCGAATCCGTGCTGAAAACTTCGCCCAAATGCTACGCCGtgtggcagcagcgcctgtgGGTATTGACTCTCATGTTCAACATGCGGTGTGAGGATGTGGGCGATATTTTGCGTAAGGAGCTTTCACTCTGTATGATGCTCTTCCGCTTGGACGGCCGCAACTTCCATGGCTGGGGCCACCTTAACTACGTGCGCCACTACCTCAAGCTGTTGGAGAGCGATAGCGCCAACGTTCCCCCCCTTCCCGTGGACAAGCTGTGTTACACCGAGTTCAGCAAGCTCATTGAGaagaacttctccaacTATTCCGCGTGGTTCCATCGCGGAATGCTGTCCGAGAACTGCGGCTGCGTTTCGGACGATTTGGATAATTTGACCCCCGCCATCTACACTGACCCGAACGACCAGTGCCTGTGGCACCATTTCGACTGGCTGCTGTACCGCCGCAACGCTCTGCGCTACTATCTGGTGCGCTGCTGCTACTTTGAGGAGTCACAGAGTTTCGTGTTCTTCTTCAACGAATGCGTCAGCCTGTCGACAACCGACAGCTTCATCAGCGTCACCTCTCCAGATG GCAACCATGCTAAGTTAGACGGAAGCTGGTCGGCTGTGAGCTCGTCACCTCGCCAAAGCAG GTTGAGTTCAATCTCTGTTCCGGAGTATGCTTGGAGATTCACCTTAACGGCACCGCTTAGCACGAACCCATCTACGTGCATCTCCCCGTCGCTGATGGTAGAGACCGACGAGCGAACCGTGGAGTCGTTTTACTCCCATCTGCGCCACCTGCCTAAGTGCAACAGGACATCCGACACCCGAGACGTGCCGAACCCACCGCCGTGTCTTTTGTGCCTACGGTACAAGCTTCATCTGTCAGAATCCGGAGAACTGCCCATAGACCTGGATTCCTTAGAGTTCATGCGCAGCAACATGGCCAGCTGCAGTGGATGGGAGGACTTGTCCGGTGTCTTACGTGCACCCGTGCTCCTGCCTGGTTCGTCACGCATAGTGTCCCTCGGTAAAGACATCACCCCCGCCATACtggagcagcagctggagaTGATCGACACGCTGGTGGGTATGGGAACCGAGTCTAAGTATCTCCATCTCGCCAG ACACAAGATCCGCCGCCATCTCGGGCAACCAAGCGACGCAGACGAGTGCTACCAGCATGTAACGCGCATAGACGACATTAGAGCACGCCTCCACAGCGACATGTTGCTGGTAGCCAAGGTGCAAAGCGCCCTCGACGCAAGTGCGGCAGCGGGCTCCACCTCCGCAAGTCTGAGCGGCATGGGCATCCGGAGGCTACCTTACCGAGCACTGAGCCCTCATTTCACGCTAGAAGAGTTGGATTTGAGCGACAACTCGCTGTGCGAAGG CTCCCTCATCGACATCGGAATCTGCCTTCTACTGCGACTCCACACGATATCGCTGGCTCGCAACGGGCTTAAGCGTCTGTCAAGCACGCTTGAAGTTTTGCGCAACCTATCGAGGCTGAGACG GCTCGACCTATCAGGGAATCCGCTGGATTCTATGGACCAATGTACACCCATTTTCGTTCCGGAGTCGTTGAT GGAAATAGACATCAGCGACACACCCCTTGCAGCCTTTCTGCTGGACGATACGGAGCAGCACGGCGCCGCAACCGTTGTGCCACGCAAGTACCCGATTCTGGACGGCTTTGAGGTACATTTCGATGAACCGGGCTCGGCAACAAGCCACCGCGTTCCATCGTCCGTGTCTGGCGCCGCCCCGGTCGCTGCGGTTCTGAAACGTGCGTCCGGGCGCCCGCGTTGA
- a CDS encoding phenylalanyl-tRNA synthetase, beta subunit family protein, putative, with translation MPTVSVPKDEFLRRLGGSLTLAELEELCFSFGVEYEECLLDENGVEVIKIEIPANRYDLLCLEGLVTALLAYRWDKPAPTVRYSCQSPRETAYVEALPEPKFTRPYIFAACLRGVKLTQQSYTSLMDLQSKLHQNLCRKRTLAAIGTHDMDRIVEPLVYGLERPEDIVFAPLCDASRDYSAAELVKHYNETNNHLKPYLKILDGLELYPVLRDATGKVCSWPPITNSAYTKVTVDTRNLFIEVTATDRVKGNICLNMLIHCFSQYCADPFTVEPYFTKYSDGLVLSPDLSPRHLDADLAYLRNLIGVPGLTGEDACMYLKRMMIDCEFNPDKGTIEASVPISRPDIQHACDIGEDIAIAFGYNSIAKHSFPMGRLKTVTYMSRAVRDVLFSCGYKETLMPILDSLKTMYERMGWHEPAASSPRRPVLLKNSKISELEACRVSLIPGILRTIANLKGAALPIQVFEVGDVVWRHEGNDVSAMNNTNVACGYANSSTAGLEEVQGVSEILLNELGFYSEYQKWEFGESHTPIPETWKHLYRLEEVDDGAFMPGRAVKLVTSASPSVSLGTMGVVHPDVLRRFHIQLPVTVFELDLSLVKRIIS, from the exons ATGCCTACCGTTTCTGTGCCGAAGGACGAGTTTTTGCGCCGCCTGGGCGGCTCTCTGA CGCTCGCGGAGCTGGAAGAGCTGTGCTTCAGCTTCGGCGTGGAGTACGAGGAGTGTCTGCTTGACGAGAACGGCGTGGAGGTGATTAAGATTGAGATTCCCGCGAACCG GTACGACCTGCTGTGCCTCGAGGGCCTGGTGAccgcgctgctggcgtACCGATGGGACAAGCCAGCGCCTACTGTGCGCTACTCGTGCCAGTCCCCGCGCGAAACCGCGTATGTGGAGGCGCTGCCCGAG CCGAAGTTCACTCGCCCGTACATCTTCGCGGCGTGCCTGCGCGGCGTGAAACTGACTCAGCAGTCGTACACGAGCCTGATGGACCTGCAGAGCAAGCTCCACCAGAACCTGTGCCGCAAGCGGACGCTGGCCGCCATCGGCACTCACGACATGGACCGCATAGTGGAGCCGCTGGTGTACGGCCTTGAGCGCCCCGAGGACATCGTGTTCGCGCCGCTGTGCGACGCGAGCCGCGACTACAGCGCGGCCGAGCTTGTGAAGCACTACAATGAGACCAACAACCACCTCAAG CCGTACCTGAAGATCCTGGATGGCCTCGAGCTGTACCCGGTGCTCCGCGACGCGACCGGCAAGGTGTGCTCGTGGCCGCCCATCACCAACTCCGCGTACACGAAGGTCACCGTGGACACGCGCAACCTGTTCATCGAGGTGACGGCCACGGACCGCGTGAAGGGCAACATCTGCCTGAACATGCTGATCCACTGCTTCTCGCAATACTGCGCCGATCCGTTCACTGTGGAGCCGTACTTCACGAAGTACTCCGACGGTCTGGTTCTATCGCCAGACCTGAGCCCGCGCCACCTGGATGCCGACCTCGCGTACCTGCGCAACCTGATCGGCGTGCCGGGCCTGACTGGCGAGGACGCGTGCATGTACCTGAAGCGCATGATGATCGACTGCGAGTTCAACCCTGACAAGGGCACCATCGAGGCGAGCGTCCCGATCAGCCGCCCCGACATCCAGCATGCGTGCGACATCGGCGAGGACATCGCCATCGCGTTTGGCTACAACAGCATCGCGAAGCACTCGTTCCCGATGGGCCGCCTGAAAACTGTGACCTACATGTCACGCGCGGTTCGCGACGTGCTGTTTAGCTGCGGGTACAAGGAGACGCTGATGCCCATCTTGGACTCGCTGAAGACCATGTACGAGCGCATGGGCTGGCATGAGCCCGCCGCCTCCTCCCCCCGCCGCCCcgtgctgctgaagaactCTAAAATATCGGAGCTCGAGGCCTGCCGCGTGTCGCTGATCCCCGGCATCCTGCGCACAATCGCCAATTTGAAGGGCGCCGCTCTGCCCATCCAGGTGTTCGAGGTCGGCGACGTCGTGTGGCGCCACGAGGGCAACGACGTCTCCGCCATGAACAACACGAACGTGGCGTGCGGCTACGCGAACAGCTCTACTGCCGGTCTGGAG GAGGTCCAAGGCGTGTCCGAGATACTGCTGAACGAGCTGGGGTTCTACAGCGAGTACCAGAAATGGGAGTTCGGAGAGAGCCACACCCCTATTCCCGAGACATGGAAGCACCTGTACCgcctggaggaggtagacg ACGGCGCGTTCATGCCGGGTCGTGCCGTGAAGTTGGTGACGTCTGCGAGTCCGAGTGTGTCCCTGGGCACCATGGGTGTGGTCCACCCTGACGTGCTACGCCGCTTCCACATCCAGCTGCCGG TGACTGTGTTTGAGCTTGACCTGAGTCTGGTGAAGCGTATAATTTCGTAG
- a CDS encoding ELONGATION FACTOR TS, putative, with the protein MWFKCRLTAIVLLSQVNEDVRMACNVIAGLMKRPSLHLISVLSSWNARLNLNGGVGCNSIAAFRGMQNLAAIKQLRKVTNAGVVECKEALSRCNGDLDAAIAYVRRAQHNRQLEIDTERPVFGMFNFLVPSISLHVGKIAIPSDIRTREKSVIVELCCNCDFVTSSDKFAQLAHDIRRTIQRSIDNSRINVTHSNATKAAAPLDIGSCNDIISDGDDGLTVSQMLQRSSAEFKTKIVMPTVIAFQRNLRNDHVGIYVHQKTSTGEGVMGSILGLVSLRHHGVNATLSNHLSDTLGDIARHLAIQMVCNPLNTEQWQTEEGRPYRMADVNHILQQPWMHLDSVQSKMHDIATKVGLGKCDIDSEASVGRTLDEIAKLIGAASITVPGALYMKSGATPVICD; encoded by the exons ATGTGGTTCAAATGTCGTTTAACAGCAATTGTGTTGCTATCACAGGTGAATGAAGACGTTAGAATGGCCTGCAACGTAATCGCCGGTCTGATGAAAAGACCGTCTCTACACCTCATCTCGGTTCTTTCATCTTGGAATGCCCGATTAAACCTGAACGGTGGAGTTGGTTGTAATAGCATTGCAGCTTTCAGGGGCATGCAAAATTTGGCGGCTATAAAGCAACTCAGAAAAGTCACAAATGCAGGAGTAGTGGAGTGTAAAGAAGCTCTAAGCCGTTGCAATGGG GATCTCGACGCAGCGATTGCGTATGTGCGAAGGGCGCAGCATAACCGTCAGCTCGAAATTGACACAGAAAGACCAGTATTTGGTATGTTTAATTTTCTAGTCCCGAGTATAAGCCTTCATGTAGGTAAAATTGCTATTCCAAGCGACATACGAACACGAGAAAAGTCGGTGATAGTGGAGTTGTGCTGCAACTGTGACTTCGTAACGTCGAGTGACAAGTTTGCGCAACTCGCCCACGACATCAGAAGGACCATCCAACGGTCCATCGATAATAGTCGCATCAACGTCACTCACTCGAACGCTACAAAGGCAGCTGCACCTTTAGATATTGGGTCGTGCAACGACATTATATCTGACGGTGACGATGGTCTTACAGTGAGCCAAATGCTACAACGATCGTCTGCGGAATTCAAGACCAAGATCGTTATGCCTACCGTTATCGCTTTCCAAAGAAATCTTCGAAACGATCATGTTGGCATATATGTGCATCAAAAGACAAGCACTGGGGAGGGAGTGATGGGCTCTATTCTAGGTCTGGTCAGCCTAAGACACCATGGCGTTAACGCCACGCTGTCCAACCACCTTTCGGACACCCTTGGAGATATCGCACGGCATCTTGCCATTCAAATGGTGTGCAATCCATTGAACACCGAACAATGGCAAACCGAGGAAGGCAGGCCATACAGAATGGCCGATGTGAACCACATTCTTCAACAACCTTGGATGCATCTGGACTCCGTGCAATCAAAAATGCATGATATTGCCACTAAAGTGGGACTTGGGAAGTGCGATATAGACTCTGAAGCTTCCGTAGGACGAACGCTAGATGAAATAGCGAAGTTAATAGGCGCAGCTAGCATAACTGTGCCGGGTGCGCTGTACATGAAGTCAGGCGCAACACCGGTGATATGTGACTGA